The Kazachstania africana CBS 2517 chromosome 8, complete genome genome contains a region encoding:
- the SIS1 gene encoding type II HSP40 co-chaperone SIS1 (similar to Saccharomyces cerevisiae SIS1 (YNL007C); ancestral locus Anc_1.398), which translates to MVKETKLYDLLGVSPSANDQEIKKGYRKAALKYHPDKPTGDTEKFKEISEAFEILSDKNKREVYDQYGLQAARSGGPQFGGAGGPGGAGGFPGGGFGGHAFTNEDAFNIFSQFFGGNDDSGFSFSSGFPGGGSSSSFHSFGGMPGGMGGMPGGMGGMPGGMGGMPGGMGGMPGGFRSTSNSPSAQEETVQVSLPVSLEDLFHGKKKSFKIGRKGQGGIPEKTQIDIQLKPGWKAGTKITYKSQGDYNPQTGGRKTLQFMLQEKNHPVFKREGDDLTCTLPLTFKESLLGFNKQIQTIDGRTLPISRTQPIQPSETSVYPGQGMPIPKTPSQRGNLIVRYKIDYPITLNDAQKNAILQNF; encoded by the coding sequence ATGGTCAAAGAAACTAAATTATACGATTTGTTAGGTGTTTCTCCCAGCGCTAAcgatcaagaaattaagaaagGTTACAGAAAGGCTGCTTTGAAGTACCATCCAGATAAGCCAACTGGTGATACAgagaaattcaaagaaatctCCGAAGCTTTCGAGATTCTAAGTGATAAGAACAAGAGAGAAGTTTATGATCAGTATGGGTTACAAGCGGCTAGGTCAGGTGGGCCGCAATTTGGTGGTGCCGGTGGTCCAGGTGGTGCCGGTGGCTTCCCAGGTGGAGGTTTTGGCGGCCACGCATTCACTAATGAAGATgcattcaatattttctcaCAATTCTTTGGTGGTAACGATGACTCAGGCTTTAGCTTCTCTTCCGGTTTCCCAGGTGGTGGCAGCTCGAGTAGTTTCCATAGTTTTGGTGGTATGCCAGGTGGAATGGGAGGAATGCCAGGTGGAATGGGCGGTATGCCAGGCGGCATGGGAGGAATGCCAGGTGGAATGGGTGGCATGCCCGGTGGTTTCAGAtcaacttcaaattctcCATCTGCTCAGGAAGAAACTGTCCAAGTCAGCCTTCCTGTCTCTTTAGAAGACCTGTTCCACGGTAAAAAGAAATCCTTCAAGATTGGCAGAAAAGGCCAAGGCGGTATTCCAGAAAAGACACAAATTGACATTCAATTGAAACCAGGTTGGAAAGCAGGCACAAAGATTACCTATAAGAGTCAAGGTGATTACAATCCACAAACCGGCGGCAGAAAAACGTTGCAATTCATGTTACAGGAAAAGAATCATCCAGTTTTCAAGAGAGAAGGAGATGATCTTACCTGTACTTTACCATTAACCTTCAAAGAATCGTTATTGGGTTTCAATAAGCaaattcaaacaattgATGGAAGAACTTTACCGATTTCAAGAACTCAACCAATTCAACCTTCAGAAACATCAGTATATCCAGGTCAAGGTATGCCAATACCCAAGACACCATCTCAAAGGGGCAATCTAATTGTACGTTACAAAATCGACTACCCAATCACTTTGAATGACGCTCAAAAGAACGCAATTTTACAAAACTTTTAG
- the PET8 gene encoding Pet8p (similar to Saccharomyces cerevisiae PET8 (YNL003C); ancestral locus Anc_1.404), which translates to MYTGPFLISLVSGAAAGTSTDLVFFPIDTLKTRLQARGGFVKNGGYHNIYKGVGSAIVASAPSASLFFITYDSLKFYLKPYFHNIFLSSGSNVNPELVDASVHMVSSISGEIAACIVRVPAELIKQTTQTSKISNSSWNTVKILLHKGSMPNSSIRSTFYRGWWSTIMREIPFTCIQFPLYEFLKQKWRISSTGQENGNLAPWKGAICGSIAGGIAAATTTPLDFIKTRIMLSDGSITPKMVLKTTLQNEGPLVFFSGVTARTLWISAGGAIFLGVYETVHHLLTIPHT; encoded by the coding sequence ATGTACACTGGCCCTTTTCTAATATCACTGGTTAGTGGTGCTGCAGCAGGTACATCAACAGATTTGGTGttttttccaattgatACCTTAAAAACAAGATTACAAGCAAGAGGTGGTTTTGTGAAAAATGGTGGATATCACAATATCTATAAGGGTGTTGGTAGTGCAATCGTCGCTTCAGCTCCAAGTGCCTCCCTATTCTTCATAACATatgattcattgaaattttatctgAAACCTTATTTCCATAATATATTCTTATCTTCGGGAAGTAACGTCAATCCAGAACTGGTAGATGCTTCCGTTCATATGGTTTCTTCTATCTCTGGTGAAATTGCAGCTTGTATCGTCCGTGTACCTGCGGAACTTATAAAACAGACCACAcaaacttcaaaaatttcaaattcttcttggAATACCGTCAAAATTTTGCTACATAAAGGCTCAATGCCGAATTCTTCCATTCGATCCACATTCTATCGTGGTTGGTGGTCTACCATAATGAGGGAAATTCCCTTCACTTGTATACAGTTCCCGCTATACGAGTTTTTAAAGCAAAAATGGCGTATTTCCTCAACTGGTCAAGAAAATGGCAATTTGGCACCGTGGAAGGGTGCAATATGTGGGTCCATAGCAGGTGGGATTGCTGCTGCAACTACTACCCCATTGGACTTCATAAAGACAAGAATAATGTTAAGTGATGGGTCAATTACCCCCAAAATGGTGTTGAAAACCACACTACAAAATGAAGGCCCATTAGTTTTTTTCAGTGGTGTAACCGCAAGAACTCTGTGGATCAGTGCCGGTGGTGCCATCTTCTTAGGCGTCTACGAAACAGTCCACCACCTCCTAACAATCCCGCACACTTGA
- the LST8 gene encoding TOR complex subunit LST8 (similar to Saccharomyces cerevisiae LST8 (YNL006W); ancestral locus Anc_1.399), with protein sequence MSVILVSAGYDHTIRFWEALTGVCSRTIQHSDSQVNRLEITNDKKLLGAAGHQNVRLYDIRTTNPNPVATFEGHKGNVTSLSFQQDNRWMVTSSEDGTIKVWDVRSPSVPRNYKHNAPVNEVVIHPNQGELISCDRDGNIRIWDLGENQCTHQLTPEDNTPLQSLSVASDGSMLVAANSKGNCYVWEMPNHTDASNLKPVTKFKAHSNYITRILLSSDVKHLATCSADKTARTWSLDDNFKLESTLDGHQRWVWDCAFSADSAYLVTASSDHYVRLWDLSTREIVRQYGGHHKGAICVALNDV encoded by the coding sequence ATGTCTGTCATATTGGTATCTGCAGGGTACGATCACACAATAAGGTTCTGGGAGGCTCTCACGGGTGTCTGTTCGAGAACCATACAGCATTCCGATTCTCAGGTGAATCGTTTGGAAATTACCAATGATAAGAAGTTACTAGGTGCTGCTGGTCATCAGAACGTTAGACTCTACGACATTCGAACGACAAATCCTAATCCAGTGGCAACTTTCGAAGGTCATAAGGGCAATGTTACCTCATTGTCATTTCAACAGGACAACAGATGGATGGTTACTTCTAGTGAAGATGGGACTATAAAAGTTTGGGACGTTAGGTCGCCTTCCGTTCCGAGAAATTACAAACACAATGCCCCCGTTAATGAAGTGGTCATACATCCCAACCAGGGAGAACTTATATCTTGCGATAGAGACGGTAATATACGTATCTGGGATTTGGGTGAAAATCAATGTACACATCAATTGACGCCGGAGGATAATACACCCCTACAATCGCTTTCTGTGGCAAGTGACGGTTCCATGTTAGTTGCAGCCAATAGTAAAGGCAATTGTTACGTATGGGAAATGCCGAATCACACAGACGCATCGAATTTAAAGCCAGTTACAAAATTCAAGGCACACTCAAACTATATCACAAGAATTTTACTCTCTTCAGATGTTAAACACTTAGCCACTTGTTCTGCTGATAAGACGGCAAGAACATGGTCGTTGGACGATAATTTTAAACTAGAGTCGACTTTAGATGGACATCAAAGATGGGTTTGGGATTGTGCATTTAGTGCAGACAGTGCTTATTTGGTCACTGCTTCTTCTGATCATTACGTTAGATTATGGGACCTTTCAACCAGGGAAATTGTAAGGCAATACGGTGGTCACCATAAAGGTGCCATTTGTGTGGCATTAAATGATGTATAA
- the HRB1 gene encoding mRNA-binding protein (similar to Saccharomyces cerevisiae GBP2 (YCL011C) and HRB1 (YNL004W); ancestral locus Anc_1.408) has protein sequence MSDIERDSGLNNQRSRSRSPVRRRTSDDRGRGYRDRGNNNYPSRQRNDYNRGSRYDTGRYDTGRYDNRNRDYGAPSRGRPGPRDRRTTRTFNNKGDYGPRLARELDSSYEEKVNRNYSNSIFVGNLTYDCTPDDLRDFFSQIGEVVRADIITSRGHHRGMGTVEFTNNDDVTEAIRQYDGSDFMERQIFVRQDNPPPESRRERVPPSNDHRDRYAASNDRHSRPYDRASSRNTPSDGNYDGFEIFVANLPFSVNWQALKDMFKPCGNVLRADVELDHVGRSRGFGTVLFSNQEDMRRAIDDYNGYEIEGRRLDVREGYRNSRNGNRNGADETNKDSNETEAQAQSNSTVDFTEGYISGDERNNFIYCSNLPFSTDRSDLYDLFETIGKVINAELRYDSANQPTGVAVIEYENIEDADVCIERLNNYNYGGCDLVISYAKKE, from the exons ATGTCTGATATAGAAAGAGATTCAGGACTT AATAATCAACGTAGTAGATCAAGATCTCCCGTACGTCGTCGTACGAGTGACGACCGTGGTCGTGGCTATCGTGATAGAGGTAATAACAACTACCCTTCAAGACAACGGAATGACTACAATAGAGGGAGTAGATACGATACAGGAAGGTACGATACAGGAAGATACGACAATCGCAATAGAGATTACGGTGCTCCTAGTCGCGGTCGCCCTGGGCCGCGTGATAGAAGAACAACAAGaactttcaataataaaggGGATTATGGTCCAAGGTTGGCAAGAGAATTAGATAGTTCATACGAGGAAAAAGTCAATagaaattattcaaatagcATTTTCGTGGGGAATTTAACTTATGATTGTACTCCGGATGATTTAAGAGACTTCTTTTCTCAAATTGGTGAAGTAGTACGTGCAGATATTATTACTTCAAGGGGCCATCACAGAGGCATGGGTACTGTCGAATTTactaataatgatgatgttaCCGAAGCTATTCGTCAATATGATGGTTCCGATTTCATGGAACGTCAAATTTTCGTAAGACAAGATAATCCACCTCCAGAGAGTCGCCGTGAGAGAGTTCCACCTTCTAACGATCATCGTGACAGGTACGCTGCTTCAAATGATCGTCATAGCCGACCTTATGACAGAGCTTCATCTAGAAATACACCATCAGATGGTAACTATGATGGTTTCGAAATATTTGTAGCtaatttaccattttctGTCAATTGGCAGGCTCTAAAAGACATGTTCAAACCATGTGGTAACGTTCTCCGTGCAGATGTAGAATTAGATCATGTGGGACGCTCAAGAGGATTTGGTACAGTTTTATTTAGCAATCAAGAAGACATGAGAAGAGCAATTGATGATTATAACGGTTATGAAATagaaggaagaagattAGATGTAAGGGAAGGTTACAGAAATTCTCGTAATGGGAATAGAAATGGTGCAGATGAAACTAATAAGGATAGCAACGAAACAGAAGCTCAAGCCCAATCTAATTCAACTGTCGACTTCACAGAAGGCTACATTAGTGGTGATGAACGTAATAACTTCATTTACTGCAGTAATCTACCTTTCTCAACAGATAGAAGCGATTTATATGATTTGTTTGAAACTATTGGAAAGGTCATCAATGCTGAATTGAGATATGACTCTGCCAATCAACCAACTGGTGTCGCAGTGAtagaatatgaaaatattgaagatgcaGATGTTTGtattgaaagattgaaCAATTATAACTATGGTGGCTGTGATTTAGTCATTTCCTATgcaaagaaagaataa
- the KAFR0H03180 gene encoding uncharacterized protein (similar to Saccharomyces cerevisiae YNL011C; ancestral locus Anc_1.394), translating to MDIVVFSGGTATNSLTHCFNNVSIAENHELTYVLPISDNGGSTSEILRVFGGPAIGDIRSRIVRVIQDEHLAKLFGYRLSSDPVAAKAEWNDIVDGSHQIWSDIPMEVKEMCRSFIIHVHTELLKKSKSSNKFQFGKASIGNLFLTGARLFMGSLDASIELMLRIGRCSQNIHVIPCINTNHTHHISALLTNGDIITGQSQISHPSPNANNITTERKKDEKFVHILKEEGNNIIQREQTPDHVEEEEEYAYPLYILPELKNSQLYFNKDGDGNETKNVLLPAPIKKILYINPYGEEIKPVGNSRVISRIKSADMIVYSIGSLMTSLLPIIILGNIAETIVKSPNANKVLIINNKHDRETVGLDGLEYVKHVIESMVRSIIAYRQSKGYSTFRLNSISWDKFVTDIIYLKKGEIQMNWQELHNHNIKCHCIDSDILETDDLESVLRTIQSERNRT from the coding sequence ATGGACATTGTTGTCTTTTCTGGTGGTACTGCTACTAATTCGTTGACCCATTGCTTTAATAATGTTTCTATTGCTGAAAATCACGAGTTGACGTACGTATTACCCATTTCTGATAATGGTGGGTCTACAagtgaaattttgagaGTGTTTGGTGGACCTGCAATAGGGGATATCAGATCCAGAATTGTCAGAGTTATTCAGGATGAGCATTTGGCTAAATTGTTTGGGTACAGGCTATCGAGTGATCCAGTCGCTGCTAAAGCTGAATGGAACGATATTGTAGATGGTTCGCATCAGATTTGGAGCGACATCCCAATGGAAGTTAAAGAAATGTGTAGATCCTTTATCATCCATGTCCATACGGAgttattaaagaaaagcaAGTCTTCGAACAAGTTTCAATTTGGTAAAGCATCAATTGGAAACCTGTTCCTAACAGGTGCCCGTTTGTTTATGGGTAGTTTGGACGCTTCAATTGAACTTATGCTGAGAATAGGAAGATGCAGCCAGAATATCCACGTGATTCCTTGTATCAATACAAATCATACTCATCATATCTCCGCATTGTTAACGAATGGCGATATTATAACGGGCCAGTCACAGATATCGCATCCTTCTCCAAATGCAAATAATATAACGACtgagagaaagaaagatgaaaaatttgtacatatattgaaagaagaaggtaaCAATATAATACAAAGAGAACAAACTCCCGACCAtgtggaagaagaagaagaatatgcTTATCCACTATATATCTTAccagaattgaaaaattcacaaCTGTATTTTAACAAGGACGGTGATGgaaatgaaacaaaaaatgtGTTACTGCCAGCCCCTattaagaaaatattatatatcaaTCCATATGGTGAAGAAATCAAACCCGTTGGTAATTCCAGGGTGATCTCCAGAATCAAATCAGCAGATATGATCGTTTACTCAATTGGTTCATTAATGACAAGTTTATTACCCATAATTATCCTGGGTAATATTGCTGAAACCATAGTCAAATCTCCCAATGCTAACAAAGTTTTAATCATAAATAATAAACACGACAGAGAAACGGTTGGATTAGATGGACTTGAATATGTCAAACATGTCATTGAATCAATGGTAAGATCAATCATTGCGTACAGACAATCAAAAGGTTATTCTACTTTCAGGTTAAATTCGATTTCATGGGATAAATTTGTTACTGACATTATCTATCTTAAAAAGGgagaaattcaaatgaattggCAAGAGCTAcataatcataatattaAATGCCACTGTATTGATTCTGATATATTAGAAACCGATGACCTAGAATCAGTGTTGAGAACTATTCAAAgtgaaagaaatagaacATAA
- the IDP3 gene encoding isocitrate dehydrogenase (NADP(+)) IDP3 (similar to Saccharomyces cerevisiae IDP2 (YLR174W) and IDP3 (YNL009W); ancestral locus Anc_1.396), with translation MVRRIKVKNPIVEMDGDEMTRIIWHLIREKLIYPYLDVDLKYFDLSIENRDKTDDQVTVDSAKATLKYGVAVKCATITPDESRVEEFHLKKMWPSPNGTIRNILDGTVFREPIIIPKIPRLVRHWEKPIIIGRHAFGDQYKATDVVIPEEEGKLKLIFQPKDTNKPAIATDVFEFDGDGGVALAMYNTRKSIKGFARASFEMALKRKMPLFFTTKNTVLKRYDGKFKDIFQEMYESDYKVQFDEIGILYEHRLIDDMVAQMLKSTGGFIIAMKNYDGDVQSDIVAQGFGSLGLMTSMLVAPDGKTFESEAAHGTVTRHYRQYQHGQETSTNSIASIFAWTKGIIQRGKLDGTPDVVKFGKLLEEVTIDTVEIDDIMTKDLALMLHRGEKSDYVTTEDFINSVKRRLDISMKQMFTTKVAKL, from the coding sequence ATGGTTAGGAGGATCAAAGTCAAGAACCCCATTGTGGAGATGGACGGTGATGAGATGACGAGGATCATATGGCATTTAATAAgggaaaaattgatatatcCTTATCTAGATGTAGATTTGAAATACTTCGACCTATCGATCGAAAATCGAGATAAGACAGATGATCAGGTAACAGTAGACTCTGCTAAGGCGACTTTAAAGTATGGTGTCGCGGTGAAATGTGCTACGATTACTCCGGATGAGTCAAGAGTTGAAGagtttcatttgaagaaaatgtgGCCATCTCCCAATGGTACAATTAGAAATATACTTGATGGTACTGTATTCAGAGAACCGATAATAATTCCGAAGATTCCTCGTCTTGTTAGACATTGGGAGAAACCTATAATTATAGGGAGACATGCATTTGGAGATCAATATAAGGCCACTGATGTTGTTATCccagaagaagaaggcaAGCTGAAGTTGATTTTCCAACCAAAGGATACAAATAAACCAGCTATTGCTACTGATGTGTTCGAATTTGATGGTGATGGTGGAGTTGCCTTGGCCATGTATAATACAAGGAAATCCATTAAAGGCTTTGCCAGAGcatcatttgaaatggctttaaaaagaaaaatgccACTATTTTTTACAACCAAGAATACTGTGTTGAAACGATATGATGGAAAGTTCAAAGATATTTTCCAGGAAATGTATGAAAGTGATTATAAAGTGcaatttgatgaaattggaATTTTATATGAACATCGGTTAATTGATGATATGGTAGCACAAATGCTCAAGTCCACTGGTGGCTTTATAATTgcgatgaaaaattatgatGGTGATGTGCAATCCGATATTGTGGCTCAAGGGTTTGGTTCTTTAGGTTTAATGACGTCGATGTTAGTCGCTCCTGATGGGaaaacttttgaaagtgaAGCTGCTCATGGTACAGTGACAAGACATTATAGACAATATCAACATGGTCAAGAAACCTctacaaattcaattgcTTCTATTTTCGCGTGGACAAAAGGGATTATTCAAAGAGGTAAACTCGATGGCACTCCTGATGTAgttaaatttggaaaattacTGGAAGAAGTTACTATTGATACAGTCGAAATAGATGACATCATGACAAAGGACCTGGCATTAATGTTACATAGAGGAGAAAAATCAGACTACGTAACAACAGAAGACTTTATCAATTCAGTTAAAAGAAGATTAGATATCTCGATGAAACAGATGTTCACAACTAAAGTTGCTaaattatga
- the KAFR0H03130 gene encoding RFX family transcription factor (similar to Saccharomyces cerevisiae RFX1 (YLR176C); ancestral locus Anc_1.400) — MSLKSPLILLRERMDNRDLRDSHSTDNFQFNNNNWQRQENNFNRPELNNSSNNNTFIQAPSPYFRNGPLHPPTVIQANQRASSVSNNGVNFFALPPPNQINNLADRQYISSHYILNNSNNSTPNNRMLSPPILPRHDTVYYMDNQQQQSSNNFPNPLVKLENENSMPSGNQIVIPNIYDISSNLPYQNHHTNYRPIPYGDNTHKVNPNNPTRRNIQESIAKKIAEENRHKPLTEYIPIVKNAELSLLTLNPGILSRTEIQKFEQTREKERQVLAFLWIMRNCEAENDCYVARSTIFAYYASFCAKYNLKPLSQASLGKLIRSVFPHISTRRLGMRGQSKYHYCGLKLSIEKDSVKLRNFKDDSKLSEVMYSKEKSSFTSSNNLYHNLFEFGNIDNLNLPRLPKEKLANYRNIDPDIISALESLYHIYCMTIFENINFLRLDLLSLSLFISNTGSLSPQMFDLIISDELHEWIYECDKITHLSVIKALSRTVLQSFLSGDNKYDSADIIAKLETLVTSYQGMVEKATIDLPIPIINNKLNVIEKFIKMLKNFARTLKFIEQFSDKYRDRKEAMIQEWESTIDLNKDLDILFGNEEDSSRMELCKNTIDRNIRSILTSEKLSFGELVKDICEFISSHNDIAASQIMAFNVRFVDVIIGEISLKSSKNLLYWLHLNNIISYLFIHCYHFSKFAQPVQQLE, encoded by the coding sequence ATGTCACTGAAGTCTCCATTAATTTTGCTGCGTGAAAGAATGGATAATCGAGATTTACGGGATTCTCACTCTACCgacaattttcaatttaacAACAACAATTGGCAAAGACAGGAAAATAACTTTAACAGACCtgaattaaataattcatCCAACAATAATACTTTTATACAGGCGCCATCGCCGTACTTTCGAAATGGACCTTTACACCCACCTACTGTAATACAAGCAAATCAAAGGGCTTCTTCTGTTAGCAACAACGGTGTCAATTTCTTCGCTCTGCCTCCTCCAAACCAAATCAACAATTTAGCTGATAGGCAGTATATCTCTTCGCATTATATCCTTAATAATTCGAATAACTCCACACCTAACAATCGTATGCTATCACCACCTATCCTACCAAGGCATGATACTGTTTACTACATGGATAATCAGCAACAACAAAGTAGTAACAATTTTCCTAATCCATTGGttaaattagaaaatgaaaattctaTGCCTAGCGGTAACCAAATTGTCATTCCCAACATTTACGATATCTCATCAAATTTGCCGTATCAGAATCATCATACCAATTATCGTCCGATTCCATATGGTGACAATACTCACAAAGTAAATCCCAATAATCcaacaagaagaaacattCAGGAGAGCAttgcaaagaaaattgcagaagaaaatagaCACAAACCATTGACTGAGTATATTCCCATTGTTAAAAATGCTGAACTTTCTTTGTTGACTTTGAATCCTGGAATTTTGAGTAGAacagaaattcaaaaatttgaacaaacAAGGGAAAAGGAAAGACAAGTCCTAGCTTTCCTTTGGATTATGAGAAATTGTGAAGCAGAAAATGACTGCTACGTCGCCAGAAGTACCATTTTTGCTTACTATGCTTCGTTCTGTGCAAAATATAACTTAAAACCTTTGTCACAAGCATCTTTGGGAAAATTGATTAGATCTGTGTTTCCTCACATATCTACAAGAAGATTAGGTATGAGAGGtcaatcaaaatatcattattgTGGATTAAAATtatccattgaaaaagatagtgttaaattgagaaattttaaagatgatAGTAAATTGTCCGAAGTAATGTACTCAAAGGAGAAAAGCTCTTTTACTTCCTCAAATAACCTCTATcataatttatttgaatttggtaATATCGACAATTTAAACTTACCAAGATTGCCAAAGGAAAAGTTAGCTAATTACAGAAATATTGATCCCGACATTATTTCAGCCCTGGAATCATTATACCACATTTACTGCATGACAATCTTcgaaaatataaattttttgagaTTGGATCTTCTTTCATTGAGTTTATTCATATCCAATACGGGCTCATTATCTCCTCAAATgtttgatttgataatatctGATGAATTGCATGAATGGATCTACGAATGTGACAAAATTACCCACCTGTCCGTGATCAAAGCACTGTCCAGAACAGTTTTACAAAGTTTTTTGAGTGGCGACAATAAATATGACAGTGCAGATATAATTGCAAAGCTGGAAACATTGGTTACAAGTTATCAAGGAATGGTCGAAAAGGCAACAATTGACCTACCAATTCCAATTATCAACAACAAATTAAACGTCATAGAAAAGTTTATAAAaatgctgaaaaattttgctaGAACActgaaatttattgaacaattttCTGATAAGTATAGAGATCGAAAGGAAGCAATGATACAAGAATGGGAAAGTACAATCGATTTGAACAAAGACTTGGATATTCTTTTCGGCAATGAAGAGGATTCTAGTAGAATGGAGTTATGCAAAAATACGATTGATAGGAACATTAGATCGATATTGACTTCGGAAAAATTGTCATTCGGTGAGCTAGTTAAGGACATTTGTGAATTCATTTCATCACATAATGATATTGCAGCATCACAAATAATGGCATTTAATGTAAGATTCGTTGATGTGATAATTGGAGAGATCAgtttgaaatcttcaaaaaatctattATATTGGTTacatttaaataatattataagCTACCTCTTCATTCATTGCTACCATTTTTCGAAATTCGCACAACCCGTTCAACAACTCGAATAG
- the PYP1 gene encoding putative phosphoric monoester hydrolase (similar to Saccharomyces cerevisiae YNL010W; ancestral locus Anc_1.395), with protein sequence MVKAVIFSDFDGTITWQDSNDYLTDTLGFGKEERLKIFEGVLDGTKPFREGFTQMISSIETPLPECLAILKEKIQLDPGFKKTYEWSLEHSVPLIVVSSGMKPIIKALLENMLGEEAIKNLEIVANDVELDANNKMTVTYRDETPFGHDKSKSIDNFKAHYEAQLPEGAEKPTYFYCGDGISDLSAAKECDLLFAKRGKDLVTYCKRQNVPFHEFDTFEDILRSMNQVLDGEKTVSELMEN encoded by the coding sequence ATGGTCAAGGCTGTGATATTTTCTGACTTTGACGGTACGATTACCTGGCAAGATTCCAACGATTACCTGACCGATACATTAGGTTTTggtaaagaagaaagattgaaaatttttgaaggtGTCCTCGACGGCACTAAGCCATTCAGAGAAGGTTTCACTCAAATGATCAGTTCTATCGAAACCCCTTTACCTGAATGTTTGGCGATTTTAAAGGAAAAGATCCAGTTGGATCCTGGTTTCAAGAAAACGTACGAATGGTCTTTAGAACATAGTGTCCCATTGATCGTCGTTTCCAGTGGTATGAAACCTATTATCAAGGCCcttttagaaaatatgCTTGGTGAAGAAGCTATCAAGAACTTGGAGATTGTTGCTAACGACGTCGAATTAGACGCTAACAACAAGATGACCGTCACTTACAGGGATGAAACACCTTTCGGTCACGACAAATCAAAAAGTATCGACAACTTCAAAGCGCACTACGAGGCCCAATTACCAGAAGGTGCTGAAAAACCAACCTACTTTTACTGCGGTGATGGTATTTCCGACTTGAGTGCTGCTAAAGAATGTGACTTGTTGTTTGCTAAGAGAGGTAAGGACTTGGTCACTTACTGTAAGAGACAAAACGTCCCATTCCACGAATTTGACACCTTCGAAGACATTTTAAGAAGTATGAACCAAGTCCTTGACGGTGAAAAGACTGTTTCAGAGTTGATGGAAAACTGA